The following are encoded in a window of Bacteroidota bacterium genomic DNA:
- a CDS encoding MarR family transcriptional regulator, translating to MSQIFEHELFDILTGKISTAINRAMLRAFAQENIDITTEQWSVMACLWNKDKVTQQSLCMLTEKDKPSITRLIDKLEKRNYVVRVSDPTDRRINLIHLTATGAALQQKATEIVQRVAETTLYNITEKELNSSREVLKKVMKNLK from the coding sequence ATGTCTCAGATTTTTGAACACGAATTGTTTGATATTTTAACCGGCAAAATATCTACGGCGATTAATCGTGCGATGCTCAGGGCATTTGCTCAGGAGAACATTGATATTACCACTGAACAGTGGTCGGTGATGGCTTGTTTATGGAATAAAGACAAGGTCACTCAGCAGTCGTTGTGCATGCTGACTGAAAAAGACAAACCCAGTATTACCAGACTTATAGACAAGCTTGAGAAACGAAATTATGTAGTAAGAGTGTCGGATCCGACTGACAGACGCATCAATCTGATACATCTCACTGCAACCGGTGCCGCCTTGCAGCAGAAAGCAACTGAGATTGTGCAAAGGGTCGCTGAAACTACATTATATAATATCACTGAAAAGGAGTTGAATTCCTCACGTGAGGTTTTAAAAAAAGTAATGAAGAACCTTAAATAA
- a CDS encoding TolC family protein yields the protein MKRTVFIAITMLWVIPLHAQKVLQLEDCRQMALSHNISLQMASENVKAAHQLTQAAFTQFLPNFSAMGSYSWNEKNISLLAEDALLPVGTKMSDGSFGFTPAQVSNGWTLVNGQPVPLDASGKPFDPHANPDKILWKNYAILPKESMEFDTKNIFIGGISMVQPVYLGGKIRELYRISKYSEQLAVAKQENQTAELLVEVDEAYWRVVSLKSKVDLAREYRDLLMKVDTNVSIMIAEGTATKADALRVKVKLSETDISLTKAENGLVLSRMALNQLCGMPADDNTPLADQELDIPIKIAELPAIDKAISNRPEIHMLTQAENIAKSGERLMVSRFLPNIALTGNYLVSNPNMYNGYEKKFAGMFNVGVVANVPIFHFGDKLHTLKAAKIEHSIASLKLQDAKEKIELQISQSSFRVNESIKQQLETEHNISLAEENLRTANEGFEAGVITSTDLLGAQAAWLSAKSENIDAKIDSKLCTLYLQKALGNLK from the coding sequence ATGAAAAGAACTGTTTTTATTGCAATTACAATGCTGTGGGTAATTCCATTGCATGCACAAAAAGTACTACAGTTGGAAGACTGCCGTCAGATGGCATTATCGCACAATATCAGTCTGCAAATGGCATCAGAAAATGTTAAGGCGGCCCATCAGCTGACACAGGCCGCATTTACCCAGTTCCTGCCCAATTTCTCAGCAATGGGAAGTTATTCATGGAACGAGAAAAATATTTCGCTTCTGGCTGAAGATGCCCTGTTGCCGGTCGGTACAAAAATGTCTGATGGCTCTTTCGGATTCACACCCGCCCAGGTTTCCAACGGATGGACACTTGTGAATGGTCAGCCCGTACCACTGGATGCCAGCGGAAAACCTTTTGATCCACATGCAAATCCTGACAAGATTTTGTGGAAGAATTACGCGATTCTGCCAAAAGAATCTATGGAATTTGATACAAAGAACATTTTTATCGGAGGAATAAGTATGGTGCAGCCTGTTTATCTGGGCGGGAAGATTCGGGAATTGTACCGCATATCTAAATACAGTGAACAACTGGCTGTTGCCAAACAGGAAAATCAAACTGCAGAGTTGCTTGTGGAAGTAGATGAAGCATACTGGCGTGTTGTATCACTTAAGAGCAAAGTTGACCTGGCCCGTGAATATCGCGACCTTCTGATGAAAGTGGATACCAATGTTTCCATCATGATAGCCGAAGGCACCGCAACAAAGGCTGATGCATTGCGCGTAAAGGTTAAGCTCAGCGAAACTGACATTTCACTTACAAAAGCAGAAAACGGACTGGTATTATCGAGGATGGCGCTGAATCAGCTTTGTGGAATGCCGGCAGATGATAATACCCCTCTTGCAGACCAGGAACTGGATATTCCGATAAAAATAGCGGAATTACCGGCCATTGATAAAGCCATCTCAAACCGACCGGAGATTCACATGCTGACGCAGGCGGAAAATATCGCGAAATCAGGTGAGCGGCTGATGGTATCGCGATTTCTTCCGAATATAGCGCTGACAGGAAATTATCTTGTTTCAAATCCCAATATGTATAACGGTTATGAGAAGAAATTTGCAGGGATGTTTAATGTTGGCGTAGTTGCCAATGTTCCGATTTTTCATTTTGGAGACAAGCTTCATACGCTGAAAGCAGCTAAGATTGAGCATTCTATTGCCAGTCTGAAACTGCAGGATGCCAAAGAAAAAATTGAATTACAAATAAGCCAGAGTTCATTCAGAGTCAATGAAAGTATCAAGCAACAGCTCGAAACCGAACATAATATAAGCCTGGCTGAAGAGAACCTGCGTACTGCAAATGAAGGGTTTGAAGCGGGTGTAATTACATCAACGGATTTATTGGGTGCGCAGGCGGCCTGGTTATCGGCAAAATCTGAAAATATTGATGCGAAAATTGATTCAAAACTCTGTACACTTTATCTTCAGAAGGCTCTGGGCAATTTAAAATAG
- a CDS encoding efflux RND transporter periplasmic adaptor subunit, whose translation MKEVAEKNHNLRLALIGSIVVVVVLFIIGIYVYKPEPQVIQGEAEANEIRISGKVPGRIKQFLAEEGGQVKAGDTLAIIDSPELSAKLFQATAAESAAMAQDRKANKGARKELITGAYEMWQKAEIGVDIAKKSYDRVQHLFDKGVVSAQKRDEAEAQYKAAVNTSNAARSQYDMAINGAESEDKDAALAMVDRAKGAVQEVEAYMNETVLIAPSDGEISEVFPKCGELVGTGAPIMNLVNLNDIWFTFSVREDMLGDMKMGSSFTVKIPALNNQTAEVKVFFIKALASYATWKTTKATGQFDAKTFEVRARPSSPIKDLKPGMSAIIEKVNQ comes from the coding sequence ATGAAAGAAGTAGCAGAAAAGAACCATAATCTCCGGTTGGCGCTGATAGGTTCAATTGTAGTAGTTGTAGTGTTGTTCATCATCGGTATTTATGTTTACAAACCGGAACCTCAGGTAATACAGGGTGAAGCCGAAGCCAATGAGATTCGCATCTCCGGTAAGGTTCCGGGGAGGATTAAACAATTTTTGGCCGAAGAGGGCGGACAGGTGAAAGCAGGGGATACGCTTGCAATCATTGACAGTCCTGAGTTGTCGGCTAAATTATTTCAGGCAACTGCTGCTGAGTCGGCGGCTATGGCACAAGACCGCAAAGCAAATAAAGGTGCACGTAAGGAACTGATCACAGGTGCTTATGAAATGTGGCAAAAGGCTGAGATAGGCGTTGACATTGCTAAAAAATCATACGACCGCGTCCAGCACCTGTTTGATAAGGGTGTGGTTTCGGCCCAGAAACGCGATGAAGCAGAAGCTCAGTACAAGGCAGCCGTAAACACATCCAACGCTGCGCGGTCGCAATACGACATGGCCATCAACGGGGCGGAATCTGAAGATAAGGATGCAGCTCTTGCAATGGTTGACCGCGCCAAAGGAGCAGTTCAGGAAGTTGAGGCATACATGAACGAGACCGTATTAATTGCACCCTCTGATGGCGAAATCTCCGAAGTATTTCCAAAATGCGGAGAACTGGTTGGCACCGGAGCACCTATCATGAACCTTGTTAATTTGAATGACATCTGGTTTACGTTCAGTGTCCGTGAAGATATGCTTGGTGATATGAAAATGGGCAGCAGCTTTACGGTAAAAATCCCTGCGCTGAATAATCAGACGGCAGAAGTAAAGGTATTCTTCATCAAAGCGCTTGCTTCCTATGCTACCTGGAAAACTACAAAAGCGACCGGACAGTTCGATGCTAAAACATTTGAAGTTCGCGCCAGACCTTCATCTCCAATCAAAGACCTGAAGCCGGGGATGTCGGCAATCATCGAAAAAGTTAATCAGTAA
- a CDS encoding ABC transporter permease, whose translation MLSLKNSSLIATVGREWKRITGRPIYLFSSVFVMLFCYVFFLTFFNQGLPNSLPAGVVDLDNSYVTRTFTRNIDATAQTEIVRHYSSYTEARQDMQRGNIYGFIVFGKDFEKKLLSSRRPELTYYVNDAYLIPGSLLLKDFTYMSALGSGYIQQRLLQARGMSDYQIMSTIQPVVLDSHLIANPWANYGIYLMNVLLPGVLQLMVLMLTIFSIGAELKERTSRNWLRTANNSMITALCGKLLPYTFIFTLLGIGGNFILYSYMHFPMNGSLAWMCLATFLYVIAHQAIGIFFIGVFPVMRDGISLAALYGLLGFTYAGFTFPIEGMPYTARIFSNIFPIRHYFNIYVNQALNGSDIRYSLIYFGALLAFSILPVFVYYRLKKAAIKLNYPAK comes from the coding sequence ATGCTTTCTTTAAAAAATAGTAGTTTGATTGCCACGGTCGGACGTGAGTGGAAACGCATTACAGGAAGACCGATTTATCTGTTTTCTTCCGTTTTTGTGATGCTGTTCTGTTATGTATTTTTCCTCACATTTTTCAATCAGGGTTTGCCGAATTCGTTGCCTGCAGGTGTGGTAGACCTTGACAATTCTTACGTGACAAGAACATTTACACGTAATATAGATGCAACGGCGCAAACGGAAATTGTGCGTCATTATAGTTCATATACTGAAGCCCGTCAGGACATGCAGAGGGGGAATATCTACGGTTTCATTGTTTTTGGAAAAGATTTTGAGAAAAAACTGTTATCGAGTCGCCGCCCTGAGTTGACGTATTATGTAAATGATGCCTACTTAATTCCCGGCTCGTTGCTTCTTAAAGATTTCACGTACATGAGTGCTCTGGGTTCAGGCTATATTCAGCAACGGCTGCTGCAGGCACGAGGCATGAGCGATTACCAAATTATGAGCACTATTCAGCCCGTTGTCTTAGATTCGCATCTCATCGCCAATCCGTGGGCAAATTATGGCATCTACCTGATGAACGTTTTATTGCCGGGGGTTCTGCAACTGATGGTGCTGATGCTGACCATTTTTTCAATAGGTGCCGAGCTTAAAGAACGTACAAGCCGCAACTGGCTGCGCACTGCGAATAATTCAATGATTACGGCGCTTTGTGGTAAACTGTTACCATATACATTCATTTTTACATTGCTTGGCATCGGGGGGAATTTCATTTTGTACAGCTATATGCATTTCCCGATGAACGGCAGTCTGGCGTGGATGTGTCTCGCAACCTTTTTATACGTTATTGCTCATCAGGCAATCGGTATCTTTTTCATTGGCGTATTCCCTGTAATGCGCGATGGGATAAGCCTTGCGGCATTGTATGGTTTACTTGGTTTCACTTACGCCGGATTTACGTTCCCGATAGAGGGAATGCCATACACGGCCCGCATTTTTTCGAATATTTTTCCGATAAGGCACTATTTCAATATTTATGTGAATCAAGCTTTGAACGGGTCTGATATCCGCTATTCACTTATTTATTTTGGAGCCTTACTCGCATTTTCAATATTGCCGGTATTTGTGTATTACCGGTTAAAGAAAGCTGCCATCAAATTGAATTATCCAGCTAAATAG
- a CDS encoding ABC transporter permease, with product MKTNMKRRLLKRTTDGFFETIRVMIEEYRHIFRDPGVLIIFLVASLLYPLMYCSIYKNETLRDVPIAVVDESNTSSSRELLRKIDATPELKISARCLSMQEARNAFDMRKVHGIVFIPEDYSDKINHNTQATVSMYSDMSSFLYYRAMLTACNYAVMEQGDDIQIERLNSQGVTGESANIAASPLPGTSTILFNEGAGFASFLMPAIMILIIHQTLFFGINMLAGTTREENRFHLLIPPGGKRKLHQLILGRAATYFSLYVVLSAYILGVIPRLFGLPHIGAFTDIIWFIIPFLLATIFFSMTVSIFIRNRETGMVVFLFVSLILLFLSGFSWPRSNISAFWIAFSWLFPSTPGIQAYIKVNTMGADLSMISKEYIGLWIQAGVYFLTTIFVYRWQIAGSHKRSAGIALQKLKTMVVRHESVEKTES from the coding sequence ATGAAAACAAATATGAAGCGTAGGTTGCTGAAGCGTACTACTGACGGTTTTTTTGAAACAATCAGGGTCATGATTGAAGAGTACCGTCATATTTTTCGTGATCCGGGTGTACTGATTATTTTTCTGGTCGCCTCGTTACTCTATCCGTTGATGTATTGTTCGATTTACAAAAATGAGACACTGCGCGATGTTCCTATTGCTGTGGTTGATGAATCAAATACTTCGTCATCGCGTGAATTGCTGCGCAAAATTGATGCGACACCTGAACTTAAAATCAGTGCGAGGTGTCTTTCCATGCAGGAAGCCCGTAATGCGTTTGACATGCGTAAGGTGCATGGTATTGTTTTTATTCCTGAAGATTACAGCGATAAAATTAACCACAATACGCAGGCAACGGTGTCGATGTATTCCGATATGAGCAGTTTTCTGTATTACCGTGCCATGCTGACCGCCTGCAATTACGCAGTGATGGAACAGGGCGACGATATACAAATCGAAAGGCTCAACAGTCAGGGAGTAACAGGCGAGAGTGCCAACATTGCAGCAAGCCCGTTACCGGGCACATCCACCATATTATTCAATGAAGGCGCCGGTTTTGCAAGCTTCCTGATGCCTGCGATTATGATACTCATTATTCATCAGACACTGTTTTTTGGCATCAACATGCTTGCAGGCACAACACGCGAAGAGAATCGGTTTCACCTGCTGATACCGCCCGGAGGGAAACGGAAGCTGCATCAGTTAATTCTGGGCAGAGCAGCCACATATTTCTCATTATATGTGGTATTGTCGGCGTATATTCTGGGTGTAATACCGCGCTTATTCGGGCTTCCTCACATTGGTGCTTTCACGGATATCATCTGGTTTATTATTCCTTTCCTGCTTGCCACAATTTTCTTCTCCATGACGGTTTCTATATTTATCCGTAACCGGGAGACCGGCATGGTTGTATTTCTGTTTGTTTCCTTGATATTACTTTTTCTGAGCGGATTCTCATGGCCGCGTTCCAACATCAGCGCATTCTGGATTGCATTCAGTTGGTTGTTCCCCTCAACTCCGGGGATACAGGCCTATATCAAAGTGAATACGATGGGAGCTGACCTAAGCATGATAAGTAAAGAATATATTGGTTTGTGGATTCAGGCAGGTGTTTACTTTTTAACAACCATTTTTGTTTACCGATGGCAGATTGCGGGCAGTCATAAAAGGTCTGCAGGCATTGCACTTCAAAAATTAAAGACAATGGTTGTAAGACATGAATCTGTAGAAAAAACAGAAAGTTAA